A genomic window from Luteolibacter sp. LG18 includes:
- a CDS encoding response regulator transcription factor codes for MSTPDHPKPAFVGDKAATTPRPPITVAVVEDDSRIRWSLTAILEEEDDLECVGAFASAEEALTHLPKLAPQVVLMDVNLPGMTGIDCVRQLTARPKPPQIIMLTVRQDAEIIFDALAAGASGYLLKPPTAGELVNAVRDVSCGGAPMTASIARRVVQSFNKVRPKTAETEALSPREIQVLELLVKGFAYKEVAAELGISYSTVQRHIESIYRKLHVHSRTHAVTKYLGA; via the coding sequence ATGAGCACACCCGATCACCCGAAACCCGCCTTCGTGGGAGACAAGGCGGCCACCACCCCACGCCCGCCCATCACCGTCGCAGTCGTGGAAGATGACTCCCGTATCCGCTGGAGCCTCACCGCCATCCTGGAAGAGGAAGACGATCTTGAATGCGTGGGCGCCTTCGCCAGTGCCGAAGAGGCCCTGACCCATCTGCCGAAGCTCGCCCCCCAAGTCGTGCTGATGGACGTGAACCTTCCCGGCATGACCGGGATCGACTGCGTTCGGCAGCTCACCGCCCGCCCGAAGCCGCCGCAGATCATCATGCTGACGGTGCGCCAGGACGCCGAAATCATCTTCGATGCACTGGCCGCCGGCGCCAGCGGCTACCTCCTGAAGCCCCCCACCGCCGGTGAACTGGTCAATGCCGTGCGCGACGTGTCTTGCGGCGGGGCTCCGATGACCGCATCGATCGCCCGCCGTGTCGTCCAGTCCTTCAACAAGGTACGCCCCAAGACCGCGGAGACCGAGGCCCTGTCGCCCCGTGAAATCCAGGTGCTCGAACTGCTCGTGAAAGGCTTCGCCTACAAGGAAGTCGCCGCGGAACTCGGCATCAGCTACTCCACGGTCCAACGCCACATCGAGAGCATCTACCGAAAACTCCACGTTCACTCGCGCACCCACGCGGTCACGAAGTATCTCGGGGCCTGA
- a CDS encoding autotransporter-associated beta strand repeat-containing protein: MRRAAFATFVATGMMSPLPAQTVDTVVFGNSTSESAHGLTLGWGPVTPSSWVAQAGGIDPSDPSSDDPSDVITGALGQTARRFLPRTPYADIYGGEGSLSMAVDPVKQNYLTVKIWGSDPNPQHYFILNVEDYEVGLRHSGGSAAPDQFIADGVSWAANQFLYRTVPLPLHLTQGKTSVALKLRSTGWLNDYDAGAYFSKYQKLMNSPSIGLYRLYSHVGSQLDVSGEAQTPAPAFVARTGDSEATTLATVKAGVNSTLSGYMGTAASGLIPNKILYMAQCYDAKENLGESWITYPSGKTATDLLNLIVDAIDYQVAKQSITGSQVAAFGNDSWGGGFAPLGATAKLLWPQLSAGAIMSTQVAYSGTYGTITRTSGWSKALRASVDYGRYNRRGESRTANQEIDVARNIYLANSGLLVVDPVNALYLTESTRYMREAAGVETYKGSDQTGSGPTPVRGTDQNWYITTSRGTTKDGGGFVASDYGEMGGNLFNVAFSAGDAALMAKALQVYRARCVFRYPNYDGSGALMMYGAEPIGDRNNDMPGHWAYLERGDGGLGVVSKGPSFTIGATNFDISDLLGYYQTSVADGQQLQMLASSYGPYSARNYTLVKAMAATNIPLPMHPGAPDFAWADEQNMVVAAKHGEERFFANLYWRSPDHINGFAKVFHLAGNTPRLAEVQMEDVRYKPSGTFRTLGPAVEGNSTRTPPDNPTNAYNGIVCPIPMRSDLTSISGGNPDAGRGTGYTLRYGHWLVGINGHYSATYDMILPSNFTSATDLISNTTKTGTVTLQPQTSVVFYLPDDVDVSARPARPVTLTAASSVNKVVLQWSPAAGATSYKIKRSTTPGGSYTLVTTVGAVGNYVDTPPASASPYYYVVCGVSAGGDGGDSIEASATLKTAGLLNRASGGTASASASASGYAASQAFDASTTTKWNNGVSGVSGWLQYDFGFAMTWAVTRYDITSADTTLRDPATWQFQGSNDGTTWTTLDSRSGETFATRALTKSYTFTNTTGYRYHRLNVTAVNGGIGYEMQVAELGLYASGEGTVPIPAVPTGLAATSGSRVFLSWNVSGGATSYRVNRATSSGGSYTQIGTCDRPYFQDSTAPASGTYYYTVNAVSTGGASAATSYVSAVYGTPVPSVPTGLTVASGPDSGQMSLAWNASTGVPVYSIYRSASGGAYVLAGTTTDTGYIDQGLTLGVTYTYYVTAGNSGGTSVGSSTASAVQSTYTWTGTTSANWNTATNWSGNLVPASGAQLSFGTATNVSLSNNITGLSVSAIAFKTGASAFTLAGNSLSLGGSIVDNAVNTQTISLPLVLTGPGTVVANVGTLVLSGVIGDGSGVYGVTKTGPGILALTGANTFDGGLTVSGGVVQLGTSTSSSASGSVTSLGAAGSTVTLNASTLRFQMGSNSNNTLGNNFVFNDGSLVLPSDGKITLGTSARTIAINGDVTLQSKWSGKWMQLAGVVTGSGTIVLNNANSNQVSAIDFTNGSNTYNGTIVLDDTVSGKAALSIGHNTALQYAAVDIQNVNAVNASVWFDTTAPVIGSLSGVEGAVVMLNTDGGVHGAGPVATNSSVTLTVGGDGSDTVYDGVLSGTGGLVKAGAGTFTLGGDNTFTGSTTVGAGTLSILGTHAGGIAVNSTAILTGDGSTAGTTTVNSGGHLAPGNAGAGAFTTAGLALNGGAILDFEIGNAATFDRIAIGGTGYTGPSSGTVSVKPSAIAGFGPGTYNLITGASGISAASFTLGSAAPSGYTYALSAASGTLTLTVTGPPSIPDGLTAYARSTSVSLVWNAATGATSYKIYRKTTGSYAQVGTSSTLSYTDGSLTNGTTYYYVVSGVNSYGESAQSTAVAAMPASNTWIAAPTSLNWSLAANWGGYAPVNNAALTFGSSSATNLTNDLSGLTLGGVTFNSGASAFTISGNAITLTGDIANNSTTAQVLNLDMTLVGTRTMTANTGAITLGGSLGDAGMNASIIKAGTGTLTLSNTNTYTGGTTVNAGTLVVTGSAPMGSGTVTLNGGTLQLGGATVYNTIVVPTGVTANLVKSSASTLAGNLTGGGTVIESGNVNSLVLSGDNTGFTGTFNSQNSGGTNRLKLATLNSGSASAAWIFNNTVSAGTATSFGNGTISFGSLAGAGGIRNDVGSSTATLRIGDLGTDSNFSGSISSSPGNVALTKVGAGSLTISGGIGLTGTTSINAGIYNVTGTSGGSGAVNIASGATLAGTGSVAGTVTAAAGSLVSPGNHNTAAATSAGTLTLTGAYKPAAGSILAIEVGATADCLTIDATGSYTAPASGTVLVNVSPIAGFASGTYPILTNAAGLVAGTFVLNSLPDTHIASLSVSGTTLYLTIRTPVATTWTGTTSGSLSLAANWGGTAPLEQDLFSFGTSANTALSNDLTGFTTRGLTFNSGASAYTLTGNALKLYGDITNNSTATQTLGLPLVLLKNTTVTSNTGAIAISGVISESGGSRAITKAGTGLLTLSGANTFSGGVTLSAGTLAVSGTGTSTAGALGTGTLTLAGGNLQHGSGCVLYNNIVAQAGTTTTIYEVSTGNNLDLYGSITGSGNLATSAAVNYGGTRLYGDNSNFTGTFTFNAGNAARNKFGSASAGSTQAKWVLNGTTDSPSFLFGTGTIQFGELSGSAGNVRQSGGGTTTVSAGALNTNSTWAGTFSNTGSIALTKVGTGVLTVSGTNTHTGGTTVNAGTLNLTGSLTGAGAVTVNAGGTLAGTGTITGAVTVASGGTIAPGNAGAGTLTCNGAATLNGGAVLAVEAGTVTDKLVIAGAYTGPASGTVTVNVTAGAGFTSGSYTLATATGISAAGFAIGTQPSGYACSLSAASGVLTLNVAAAAPPPSAIQTWRTAYLGSATASDTADADNDGRSNLLEYATGTRPDVTTSGAAAVLGKTTDGTRFTLTFTRIADSTLTYRVLAADSIADTWTTIWSSTGAQNTAGVVTVTDVQTIGTSPRRFLRLQVSY, translated from the coding sequence TTGCGGCGAGCTGCGTTCGCGACCTTCGTCGCGACCGGCATGATGTCGCCGCTGCCTGCGCAGACGGTGGACACCGTTGTCTTCGGGAACTCGACCTCGGAAAGTGCCCACGGCCTTACCTTGGGTTGGGGGCCGGTGACGCCTTCCTCGTGGGTGGCCCAGGCCGGAGGCATCGATCCGTCCGATCCTTCCAGCGACGATCCCAGCGATGTGATCACCGGGGCGCTCGGGCAGACGGCCCGGCGGTTCCTGCCGCGCACGCCGTATGCGGACATCTATGGCGGAGAGGGATCGCTCAGCATGGCTGTTGATCCGGTGAAACAGAATTACCTCACGGTGAAGATCTGGGGATCGGATCCGAATCCGCAGCATTATTTCATCCTGAATGTGGAGGACTACGAGGTGGGCCTGCGGCATAGCGGAGGTTCGGCGGCGCCGGACCAGTTCATTGCGGATGGCGTGAGCTGGGCGGCCAACCAGTTCCTTTACCGCACGGTCCCGCTTCCGCTGCACCTCACGCAGGGGAAGACCAGCGTGGCGCTGAAGCTGCGCTCGACCGGCTGGCTGAATGATTACGACGCGGGCGCGTATTTCAGCAAATACCAGAAGCTGATGAACTCGCCCTCGATCGGGTTGTACCGGCTCTACTCACACGTCGGGTCGCAGCTCGATGTGTCCGGCGAGGCGCAGACGCCGGCACCGGCGTTCGTGGCGCGCACCGGGGACAGCGAGGCGACCACGCTGGCCACCGTGAAGGCAGGGGTGAACAGCACGCTTTCCGGCTACATGGGCACCGCCGCCAGCGGCCTCATTCCGAACAAAATCCTCTACATGGCCCAGTGCTATGATGCGAAGGAGAACCTCGGTGAAAGCTGGATCACTTACCCCAGCGGGAAGACGGCCACCGACCTGCTCAACCTCATCGTCGATGCCATCGATTATCAAGTGGCGAAGCAGAGCATCACCGGCAGCCAGGTGGCTGCGTTCGGAAACGATAGCTGGGGAGGGGGATTCGCGCCGCTGGGGGCGACGGCGAAGCTGCTGTGGCCGCAGTTGAGCGCGGGCGCGATCATGTCCACGCAGGTGGCCTACAGCGGCACCTACGGGACCATCACCCGCACGAGCGGTTGGTCGAAGGCGCTCCGGGCCAGCGTGGACTACGGTCGCTACAACCGCCGGGGCGAGTCCCGCACCGCGAACCAGGAGATCGATGTGGCGAGGAACATCTACCTCGCGAACAGCGGGCTGCTGGTGGTGGATCCGGTCAACGCGCTCTATCTCACCGAGTCCACCCGTTACATGCGGGAGGCCGCCGGTGTTGAGACCTACAAGGGGAGCGACCAGACCGGCTCCGGACCCACGCCCGTGCGCGGCACGGACCAGAATTGGTACATCACCACCAGCCGCGGCACGACGAAGGATGGTGGAGGATTCGTGGCCAGCGATTACGGCGAGATGGGGGGCAATCTCTTCAATGTCGCCTTTTCCGCCGGTGATGCGGCCCTCATGGCAAAGGCTCTCCAAGTCTATCGCGCCCGTTGCGTGTTCCGCTATCCGAACTACGATGGCAGCGGCGCGCTGATGATGTATGGCGCGGAGCCCATCGGCGATCGCAACAACGACATGCCCGGCCACTGGGCCTATTTGGAGCGTGGCGATGGCGGGCTCGGCGTGGTTTCGAAAGGCCCGTCGTTCACCATTGGCGCGACGAACTTCGATATCTCCGACCTGCTCGGCTACTACCAGACCTCCGTGGCGGATGGCCAGCAGCTCCAGATGCTGGCGTCCTCCTACGGGCCGTATTCGGCCCGGAACTACACGCTGGTGAAGGCGATGGCCGCCACGAACATCCCCCTGCCGATGCATCCCGGTGCGCCGGATTTCGCGTGGGCGGACGAGCAGAACATGGTGGTGGCGGCGAAGCATGGCGAGGAACGTTTCTTCGCGAACCTCTACTGGCGGTCGCCGGACCACATCAATGGCTTCGCGAAGGTTTTCCACCTCGCCGGAAACACGCCGCGCCTCGCCGAGGTGCAGATGGAGGACGTGCGTTACAAGCCGAGCGGCACTTTCCGCACGCTGGGGCCCGCGGTGGAGGGAAACTCCACGCGCACGCCTCCGGACAATCCGACGAACGCCTACAATGGCATCGTTTGTCCGATCCCGATGCGCTCGGATCTGACAAGCATTTCCGGGGGAAATCCGGACGCGGGCCGCGGCACCGGCTACACGTTGCGCTACGGCCACTGGCTGGTGGGGATCAACGGCCACTACAGCGCCACGTATGACATGATCCTGCCGTCGAATTTCACCTCGGCCACGGACCTCATCTCGAACACCACGAAGACGGGAACGGTCACGCTCCAGCCGCAAACGTCCGTGGTGTTCTATCTGCCGGACGATGTCGATGTCTCCGCGCGTCCGGCGCGTCCGGTCACGCTCACCGCGGCCTCCTCGGTGAACAAGGTGGTCCTCCAGTGGTCGCCCGCAGCGGGAGCCACGTCGTACAAGATCAAGCGCTCCACCACTCCCGGCGGCAGCTACACGCTGGTGACCACGGTGGGGGCGGTGGGCAACTACGTGGACACTCCACCGGCCAGTGCCTCGCCCTATTACTACGTCGTCTGTGGTGTCAGTGCCGGTGGTGATGGCGGGGATTCGATTGAAGCGTCCGCCACGCTCAAGACGGCGGGTTTGCTGAACCGCGCGAGCGGCGGCACTGCCTCCGCCAGTGCCAGCGCCTCCGGCTATGCCGCCTCGCAGGCCTTCGATGCCAGCACCACCACCAAGTGGAACAACGGCGTCTCCGGAGTCAGCGGATGGCTTCAGTATGATTTCGGATTCGCGATGACGTGGGCGGTGACCCGCTATGACATCACCAGCGCGGACACCACCCTCCGCGATCCCGCCACGTGGCAGTTCCAGGGTTCCAACGATGGCACCACATGGACCACGCTCGACAGCCGCAGCGGTGAAACCTTCGCCACCCGCGCGTTGACCAAGAGCTACACCTTCACCAATACCACCGGCTACCGCTACCATCGGCTCAATGTCACGGCCGTGAACGGCGGCATCGGCTACGAGATGCAGGTCGCGGAGTTGGGGCTCTACGCCAGCGGGGAGGGCACCGTGCCCATTCCGGCGGTGCCCACCGGACTCGCTGCCACTTCGGGCAGCCGGGTGTTCCTCTCATGGAACGTTTCCGGCGGCGCAACGTCCTACCGGGTGAACCGTGCCACCTCGTCCGGTGGCAGCTACACCCAGATCGGCACCTGTGACCGTCCCTATTTCCAAGACTCCACGGCACCTGCGTCCGGGACCTACTATTACACCGTGAATGCGGTGAGCACGGGTGGAGCCAGCGCCGCCACCTCCTACGTGAGCGCGGTCTATGGCACCCCGGTGCCATCGGTGCCCACCGGCCTCACCGTTGCCAGCGGACCGGACTCCGGGCAGATGAGCCTGGCGTGGAATGCGTCCACGGGCGTGCCGGTTTATTCGATCTATCGCTCGGCATCGGGCGGTGCCTACGTGTTGGCGGGGACCACCACGGACACCGGCTACATCGACCAGGGACTCACGCTCGGTGTCACCTACACCTACTACGTCACGGCTGGAAACAGCGGCGGCACCAGCGTGGGTTCGTCGACGGCCAGCGCGGTCCAATCCACCTACACGTGGACTGGCACCACTTCGGCCAATTGGAACACGGCCACGAATTGGAGCGGGAACCTCGTGCCTGCCTCTGGAGCCCAACTTTCCTTCGGCACCGCCACCAATGTCAGCCTGAGCAACAACATCACGGGCCTGTCGGTCTCCGCCATCGCCTTCAAGACCGGGGCCAGTGCTTTCACCCTGGCAGGGAACTCGCTCTCGCTCGGTGGCTCGATCGTGGACAATGCCGTCAATACCCAGACCATCAGCCTGCCGCTCGTGCTCACCGGGCCGGGCACGGTGGTGGCGAATGTGGGCACTCTGGTGCTCAGCGGCGTCATCGGCGACGGCAGCGGTGTTTATGGGGTCACCAAAACCGGCCCCGGCATCCTCGCCCTCACCGGCGCGAATACCTTCGATGGCGGCCTCACCGTCAGCGGCGGCGTGGTGCAGCTCGGCACGTCCACCAGCTCCAGCGCGTCAGGCTCGGTGACCTCACTGGGAGCGGCGGGCAGCACCGTCACCCTCAATGCCTCCACGCTGCGCTTCCAGATGGGCAGCAACTCGAACAACACGCTGGGGAACAATTTCGTCTTCAACGACGGCTCGCTGGTGTTGCCCAGCGACGGGAAGATCACGCTCGGCACCAGCGCCCGCACCATTGCGATCAATGGCGACGTGACGCTCCAGAGCAAGTGGTCCGGGAAGTGGATGCAGCTCGCGGGCGTGGTCACCGGATCCGGGACCATCGTGCTGAACAACGCCAACAGCAACCAGGTTTCGGCCATCGACTTCACCAATGGCTCGAACACCTACAACGGCACCATCGTGCTGGATGACACGGTTTCCGGAAAAGCCGCGCTCTCGATCGGCCACAACACCGCGCTGCAGTACGCGGCGGTGGACATCCAGAACGTGAACGCGGTGAATGCATCGGTCTGGTTCGACACCACCGCGCCGGTGATCGGCAGCCTGTCCGGGGTGGAAGGGGCGGTGGTGATGCTCAATACCGATGGCGGGGTCCATGGTGCGGGGCCGGTCGCCACGAACAGCTCGGTGACGCTGACGGTCGGCGGCGACGGGTCGGACACCGTTTACGATGGCGTCCTCAGCGGCACCGGTGGATTGGTCAAGGCGGGTGCGGGAACCTTCACCCTCGGTGGCGACAACACCTTCACCGGCTCCACCACCGTGGGTGCAGGCACGCTTTCCATCCTCGGCACGCACGCCGGAGGCATCGCGGTGAACTCCACCGCCATTCTCACCGGGGACGGTTCGACCGCGGGAACCACCACCGTGAACAGCGGTGGCCACCTTGCTCCGGGGAATGCCGGGGCGGGCGCGTTCACGACCGCGGGCCTGGCCTTGAATGGCGGTGCGATCCTTGATTTCGAGATCGGAAACGCGGCCACCTTCGACCGGATCGCCATCGGCGGCACCGGCTACACCGGGCCGTCCAGCGGAACCGTCTCGGTGAAGCCCTCCGCCATCGCGGGCTTTGGACCCGGCACTTACAATTTGATCACCGGAGCCTCCGGCATCAGCGCCGCGTCTTTCACCCTCGGCAGCGCCGCGCCGTCCGGTTACACCTACGCGCTCTCCGCGGCCTCGGGCACGCTGACGTTGACCGTCACCGGTCCGCCTTCGATCCCGGATGGACTCACGGCTTACGCCCGCAGCACCTCCGTGTCGTTGGTGTGGAATGCCGCCACCGGTGCCACCAGCTACAAGATCTACCGGAAGACCACCGGCAGCTATGCCCAGGTCGGCACCTCGTCCACTCTCTCCTACACCGATGGATCGCTGACGAATGGCACCACTTATTACTATGTGGTCAGCGGCGTGAACTCCTATGGTGAAAGTGCGCAATCCACCGCGGTCGCGGCGATGCCCGCCAGCAACACCTGGATCGCCGCGCCGACATCGCTGAACTGGAGTCTCGCGGCGAACTGGGGCGGCTACGCGCCGGTGAACAATGCCGCACTCACCTTTGGCAGCTCATCCGCCACGAACCTGACCAACGACCTCTCCGGGCTCACGCTGGGTGGCGTCACCTTCAATAGTGGCGCGAGCGCTTTCACGATCTCCGGAAACGCCATCACCCTCACCGGTGACATCGCGAACAACTCCACCACCGCGCAGGTCCTGAATCTGGACATGACGCTGGTGGGCACGCGCACGATGACCGCCAACACCGGCGCGATCACGCTGGGCGGATCGCTTGGCGACGCGGGAATGAATGCTTCGATCATCAAGGCGGGAACCGGCACGCTCACGCTTTCGAACACCAATACCTATACCGGTGGCACCACGGTCAACGCGGGAACCCTCGTCGTCACCGGTAGCGCGCCAATGGGAAGTGGAACGGTCACGCTCAATGGCGGCACGCTCCAACTCGGTGGAGCCACGGTTTACAACACGATCGTCGTTCCCACCGGGGTCACCGCGAACCTCGTGAAATCCTCCGCCAGCACCCTGGCCGGGAATCTCACCGGCGGTGGCACGGTCATCGAGAGCGGCAACGTCAACTCGCTGGTGCTGTCCGGGGACAACACCGGATTCACCGGCACGTTCAATTCCCAGAACAGCGGCGGCACCAACCGGCTGAAGCTCGCCACCTTGAACTCCGGGAGCGCCTCCGCGGCGTGGATCTTCAACAACACGGTTTCGGCCGGAACCGCCACCTCGTTTGGAAACGGCACGATCTCGTTCGGGTCGCTGGCGGGGGCGGGCGGCATCCGCAACGATGTCGGCAGCTCCACGGCCACGCTCCGCATCGGCGACCTTGGCACCGATTCGAATTTCTCCGGGAGCATCAGCAGCTCTCCGGGCAATGTCGCGCTGACGAAGGTCGGAGCGGGCTCGCTGACCATCTCCGGCGGCATCGGTCTCACCGGCACCACCAGCATCAATGCCGGGATTTACAACGTGACCGGCACCTCGGGAGGATCGGGCGCGGTGAACATCGCCAGCGGGGCCACCCTGGCGGGCACCGGCAGCGTGGCGGGCACTGTCACCGCCGCCGCGGGCAGCCTCGTTTCCCCGGGCAATCACAACACCGCCGCTGCCACCTCGGCGGGCACCCTCACGCTTACCGGGGCCTACAAGCCCGCCGCGGGCAGCATTCTCGCCATCGAGGTGGGGGCCACGGCGGATTGTCTGACGATCGATGCGACGGGAAGCTACACCGCTCCCGCCAGCGGCACGGTCCTGGTGAACGTCAGCCCAATTGCGGGCTTCGCGAGCGGCACCTATCCGATCCTCACCAATGCCGCCGGCCTCGTCGCGGGCACCTTCGTGCTCAATTCGCTGCCGGACACCCACATCGCCTCGCTCTCGGTCAGCGGCACCACGCTGTATCTCACCATCCGCACGCCCGTCGCCACCACCTGGACCGGCACGACCTCGGGGAGTCTATCCTTGGCGGCGAACTGGGGAGGCACCGCGCCGCTCGAGCAGGATCTGTTCTCCTTCGGCACTTCCGCGAATACCGCGTTGTCCAACGATCTCACTGGGTTCACCACCCGTGGGCTGACGTTCAACAGCGGCGCGAGCGCCTACACGCTGACCGGAAACGCGCTCAAGCTCTACGGGGACATCACCAACAACTCGACCGCGACCCAGACCCTGGGCTTGCCGCTGGTGCTGTTGAAGAACACGACCGTTACCAGCAACACCGGCGCGATCGCCATCAGCGGCGTGATCAGTGAATCGGGCGGCAGCCGCGCCATCACCAAGGCGGGGACGGGACTCCTCACCCTGAGCGGCGCGAACACCTTCAGCGGAGGCGTCACCCTGTCCGCGGGCACCCTGGCGGTGTCCGGCACCGGGACCTCCACCGCGGGCGCGCTCGGCACCGGCACGCTCACGCTGGCCGGGGGGAATCTCCAGCACGGTTCGGGCTGCGTGCTCTACAACAACATCGTGGCCCAGGCGGGAACGACCACCACGATCTACGAGGTTTCCACCGGCAACAACCTCGACCTCTATGGTTCGATCACCGGCTCCGGCAACCTCGCCACCAGCGCCGCGGTGAACTACGGCGGCACCCGTCTCTATGGCGACAACAGCAACTTCACCGGCACCTTTACCTTCAACGCGGGGAATGCCGCGCGGAACAAGTTCGGCAGCGCCTCCGCGGGCAGCACGCAGGCGAAGTGGGTGCTCAATGGCACCACCGACTCGCCTTCGTTTCTCTTCGGAACGGGCACCATCCAATTCGGCGAGCTCAGCGGCAGCGCGGGCAACGTGCGCCAGAGCGGCGGCGGCACCACCACTGTCAGCGCGGGCGCGCTCAATACCAACAGCACATGGGCCGGGACCTTCAGCAACACCGGCAGCATCGCGCTCACCAAGGTCGGCACCGGCGTGCTCACCGTCAGCGGCACCAACACCCACACCGGCGGCACCACCGTCAACGCGGGCACCCTGAACCTGACCGGCAGCCTCACCGGGGCCGGGGCGGTCACGGTGAATGCGGGCGGCACGCTCGCGGGGACCGGCACGATCACCGGTGCGGTCACCGTCGCGAGCGGCGGCACCATCGCCCCGGGCAACGCGGGCGCGGGAACGCTGACGTGCAACGGAGCAGCCACGCTTAATGGCGGAGCCGTGCTCGCGGTCGAGGCGGGCACCGTCACGGACAAGCTTGTCATCGCAGGCGCCTACACGGGCCCCGCCAGCGGCACGGTGACCGTGAACGTCACCGCCGGGGCGGGCTTCACCAGCGGCAGCTACACCCTCGCCACGGCCACCGGCATCAGTGCCGCCGGATTTGCCATCGGCACCCAGCCGTCCGGCTATGCCTGCTCCTTGAGCGCTGCCTCCGGTGTGCTCACCCTCAATGTCGCCGCCGCCGCTCCGCCGCCCTCCGCGATCCAGACCTGGAGGACGGCCTATCTGGGGAGCGCCACCGCCTCCGATACGGCGGACGCCGACAACGATGGTCGCTCGAATCTGCTCGAGTATGCGACGGGTACCCGTCCCGATGTCACCACCTCCGGTGCGGCCGCCGTCCTCGGAAAAACCACGGATGGCACCCGCTTCACCCTGACCTTTACCCGCATCGCGGACAGCACCCTGACCTACCGGGTGCTCGCCGCGGATTCGATTGCCGACACGTGGACCACCATTTGGTCCAGCACCGGGGCGCAGAATACCGCCGGGGTCGTGACGGTGACGGATGTCCAGACCATCGGCACGAGTCCGAGGCGCTTCCTTCGCCTTCAGGTTTCCTATTGA
- a CDS encoding glycoside hydrolase family 16 protein, with the protein MSNSPSFPKWGLALALPALLATTGCDSPAKAKQASSPGQNTRADETAVPPGIQPAAADQWQLVWRDEFEGAAFDPTKWDYRYLGPRDGAIMTKDCITVENGLMRVWVREKDGQLLNGMVSTHKKFETLHGIIAGRIRFPRQQGQHGSLWMQPSKGEKIPDNPARSGAEIDIVEWFGHGRKDGGIASNLYWPGVKDGTLDIKANHAGGTHPYPLLPAGEILSDNFHVFSVEWTPTEYVFRIDGNETQRVSQGVSQVPQYLILSLFSAAWEAPRLDRTQLPNSMDVDWVRVWQRNSAPAQEVTRK; encoded by the coding sequence ATGTCCAACTCCCCTTCCTTCCCAAAGTGGGGCCTCGCCCTGGCTCTCCCCGCGCTGCTCGCCACCACCGGATGCGACTCCCCGGCCAAGGCCAAGCAGGCATCTTCCCCCGGACAAAACACCCGGGCGGATGAAACCGCCGTGCCCCCGGGCATCCAGCCCGCCGCCGCGGACCAATGGCAACTCGTGTGGCGGGATGAATTCGAGGGTGCCGCGTTCGACCCCACCAAGTGGGACTACCGTTACCTCGGCCCGCGCGACGGCGCCATCATGACCAAAGACTGCATCACCGTGGAGAACGGGCTGATGCGCGTGTGGGTCCGCGAAAAGGATGGCCAGCTCCTCAATGGAATGGTGAGCACGCACAAGAAGTTCGAAACCCTCCACGGCATCATCGCCGGGCGCATCCGCTTCCCGCGGCAACAAGGACAGCATGGCTCCCTCTGGATGCAGCCGTCCAAGGGCGAGAAGATCCCGGACAATCCCGCGCGCAGCGGCGCCGAGATCGACATCGTCGAATGGTTCGGCCATGGCCGCAAGGATGGCGGCATCGCCTCCAACCTCTATTGGCCCGGCGTGAAAGACGGCACGCTCGACATCAAAGCGAACCACGCCGGCGGCACCCATCCCTACCCCCTCTTGCCGGCGGGCGAAATCCTGAGCGACAACTTCCACGTCTTCTCCGTGGAATGGACGCCGACCGAATACGTCTTCCGGATCGACGGCAACGAAACCCAACGCGTTTCCCAAGGAGTCTCCCAAGTGCCGCAATATCTCATTCTCAGCCTGTTCTCCGCGGCCTGGGAAGCCCCGCGCCTCGACCGCACCCAGCTCCCCAACAGCATGGATGTCGACTGGGTGCGAGTGTGGCAGCGGAATTCCGCGCCGGCCCAGGAGGTGACGCGAAAGTAA